TGACAATAATCCTTGAATGGTTAAATAATGTTGTTCTGCAAGGATTTCTGTTGGCGCCATAATTGCAGTCTGGTAATCATTTTCAAATGCCACTATGGCGGCACAGGTTGCCACAACGGTTTTCCCGGAACCAACATCCCCATGAATAAGTCGATTCATTGGTTTTTCAGAGGTCATATCCGTAATTATTTCTTTAATCACCTTTTTTTGAGCCGAAGTGAGAACAAATGGCAAAGATTGGATAAAAGCGGTAAGTAATTTAAAATCTGTCTGAAATTTAATATATTTTTCTTGTTCTGCCTTTTTTTTAGTCATCCCTAAGGCTAATTGTAATAAAAAAAACTCCTCAAAAATGAGTCTGTTCTTTGCATTTTTATACCCTGTCCAATTTTCTGGAAAATGAATATTATTCAAAGCATATCTAATATCTGGTAGTTGATATTTGGAGAGAATACTGGCTGGTAAAATCTCAATAAGATTAGCGGTGTATGTCTCTAATGCCTTTTTAATTGCGGTCCGAATTAATCTTTCACCAGGAACAGGCGAAACTTCTTGCGTCAAAGGATAGATAGGAACAATCCGATTATGATGAATCATCTCATTTTCCTGCTCATTTAAGATGTCATACTCAAAATCCGTGATTTGTATCTCTCCACGAAACCGACGCACCCGCCCACTCACAATTAATTTTAAACCAGTGGTCAGGAACTTTTCCATTTTGGGCTGGTTAAAGAATAACAAAAAGGCATAACCCGTGCCATCTGAAATAACCACCTTGAGTAACTCTATTTTCCGTCCTGGCAATCTTGATTTCTTATACCCAATGATTGTTCCTTGAAATGTTTCCTTATCCCCATCGACTAAGTTAAATATAGATTTAAGATGTCTTCTATCGTGATAGGCACGCGGATAATATTCAAGCAGGTCTTTTATCTGGTTAATGCCGAGTGCGGCAAGGATTTTTGCCCGTTTTTCTCCTACCCCTTTCAGATATTTAACCGGCATCCTCAATTCATTCAGTAGAAAATTAGCTTCCATCTTATCCTCATGAATTGGTAATAACAATCATACACTATTTAACAACTTCCCAGTAATTATTCAGCCACAGATAGACACGGCTGAAACACTGAAAATTCGTAAATCGTGTCCGTAGTTAGGCTGAAGGTTTTTCCTCCTGTTGTCCTCTGCCCTCTGCCCTCTGCTCTCTGCCTTCTGCCCTCTGCCTTCTGCCCTCTGCCCTCTGTCCTCTATATTTATCCCTGCTAATCCGTGTTAATCAGTGGCTGAATAGTTACCTTTGCCATATCAATCTTATCCTATTAAGAATTTTTTAGTAAGATATTCTTCAGACATTTTCTCTTCTGCTGGTAAATATATTCTAACGGAAATGTCTAAATTTTTTAAATATTTACACATTAAAGGCCCAATATCTTGCCACTTTAAATTTCCAAGTCCACACCCAAGAGCAGGTAAAGCCAGAGATTTTATTGCTTCTTTTTTATAATTATCAACTATCCAATTTAGCCCTTTTTCAATCCCTTTTATATCTGCATCTTCTTTAAAGTGTTGCTTGGTAGGAAATAGAAGAAACCATGTTGCACCATTCCCATTTTTTAATGTAGATGGTTCATCTGCCAATTGATAATCAAGAGAACTCTCTCGTTTGTAAAGATATGGTTTTCCCATTTGTAATTGTAATGGACGATTTCTGCAAACATATTGGTATTGAACATAGACATCTGGAAACTGCCATTTTGCACGAGAAGCAAGTCCTTTTCCCATAACACCAACACAATTTACACTTATAGTAAGTGTTTGCATCCTTGAAAAGAACATATCTCCGTCTGTTACATATAACAACGGAGTAATTTCTATCTCACGAGAAGGTTTGAAAAACATATTCGGTTGGGGAACAACAGATATAGGGAACGATGATAAAAATTCTTTTATTTTATTAGCAATATTATGATTTGCAACATAAATTGTATGAATATATTCTGGTGAAATCATATCCGGGACAAGACACTCAGCCATTATTTTCCTTTTATCTCCACTTTCTTCAGTCCACCATTTTTTATCAAGAACTTCTGTTAATTTATATAGTGTTTTCTTTCCCTCTTTGGCTGGAAGTATTTCTGTAGCAGAACTGGCTGCATTACCCGAAGAAATAAAAATATCATTACGATTCAATATATCTAACTTAATAGCGATAACTACAATATCATTATCTGATTTCTCACAGACTACCCTGAATAACATCGGATTTCTTGGTTGAAAATACACATTAGCAAAATCCCATAGATTTCTACCACTGCCATCAGGTATAATTCTATTACGACGATTTTCTATAATCTCTTTATCATATATGGGTGTATAACTGATTTGGCGTTCTTCTACCTGTTTATGTGACAAAATGCCATTCTTCAATATAGAAGGTAAATTGTCTATGTGTGTAATATAATATAAATGTCTAATTTTAAATGCCATATCTACACTTCCAATGGTTCTCCTAAAAATAGGAAATAGAAAGTAGAGAGTAGAAAGTAGAAAGTAAAGAAAACATCACTCCTCACGCCTATCTCCTTACCTCCCACCTTCTATCTCCTACCTACTATTTTCATCCTCATTTGTGAACCCACGGTTCATGAGCGTTTCCCCTGAAAATAAGGAAGTAGAAAGTAGAGAGTAGAAAGTAGAAAGTAAAGAAAACATCACTCCTCACGCCTATCTCCTTACCTCCCACCTTCTATCTCCTACCACTATTTTCATCCTCATTTGTGAACCCACGGTTCATGAGCGTTTCCCCTGAAAATAGCGAATTAGTGAATTAGAGATTAGCGAATTAGTATAGTATCCACAGACTCGTATCCTATGGTGTAGAACAGATATTC
This DNA window, taken from bacterium, encodes the following:
- a CDS encoding DarT ssDNA thymidine ADP-ribosyltransferase family protein, which produces MAFKIRHLYYITHIDNLPSILKNGILSHKQVEERQISYTPIYDKEIIENRRNRIIPDGSGRNLWDFANVYFQPRNPMLFRVVCEKSDNDIVVIAIKLDILNRNDIFISSGNAASSATEILPAKEGKKTLYKLTEVLDKKWWTEESGDKRKIMAECLVPDMISPEYIHTIYVANHNIANKIKEFLSSFPISVVPQPNMFFKPSREIEITPLLYVTDGDMFFSRMQTLTISVNCVGVMGKGLASRAKWQFPDVYVQYQYVCRNRPLQLQMGKPYLYKRESSLDYQLADEPSTLKNGNGATWFLLFPTKQHFKEDADIKGIEKGLNWIVDNYKKEAIKSLALPALGCGLGNLKWQDIGPLMCKYLKNLDISVRIYLPAEEKMSEEYLTKKFLIG